A single genomic interval of Argopecten irradians isolate NY chromosome 8, Ai_NY, whole genome shotgun sequence harbors:
- the LOC138329648 gene encoding protein sister of odd and bowel-like isoform X17 — protein MNYQKVYMNQIHSSSLLCQLSEMWKNQLLCDAIIKTGQIITKAHRVVLVAACPMLQSMENAAAGSHLEVRLAADIKQDSVNTFLQYLYEGFMMLTEENVRDVEKIARLLQVDSVIKCVADFYKCMHAKTGIAFPGTQFKYNFNDLIEFRHVRVTDLQKTVHDGAGKRMSDFPRPGSPGSKRPRLNRGGSPSDVTVIGADKADDTASMSHSYMAGPPDPWDRVPKLGSGMGRHGATGRSNSQPGVIEIVEESIELVQTEPPEKDSGQSSSRSSQKTSSVSIAIASQYNTDPDLSIVNVTEKPSSATQPPGPSSSSSTPQHGSITVSPLTVFQDSQHAQSSPSSSSSSRDMPGLASSSSSSDRQTSFRQEQPFSGFSQKSDDSLYSPSKHHQPRTSEPHTTSTPQQRAPFPVSMAPSASLGKPFAAGSAMQAMPTSSPVGSSHSSPAPSKPRPTPPPTQSMGIPDSSSLPMDVGHTGDDGKGKNTKIEQADSMQESTSDLTPDLSIVKVEAALGEGETGGLDMHVDMAEQSIMQMQAGTSHQEEFEEPSDAEIEEWAREEMSNEGANMSGDPNSSWYMGSYKGTPQQGVFGDDDQLNPVSSLFPCRTCNIVFSSFDDLATHDRRCHHIGTDAWHCRVCMVDCHNPVQLKGHLVKVHGQEFKHLCFECGRGFKSYSSFNTHNRLFHRADLNCPVCPICRRVFPFDSKLQVHLKRHSDDQPYFCRVCGKTYKYEWNLKVHNCVHSQGSS, from the exons ATGAATTACCAGAAGGTTTACATGAACCAGATCCACTCCAGCTCCCTGCTGTGTCAGCTGTCCGAAATGTGGAAAAATCAACTGTTATGTGACGCTATCATCAAAACCGGTCAAATCATTACTAAA GCCCACCGAGTTGTACTGGTGGCAGCTTGTCCTATGCTACAGTCTATGGAAAACGCAGCAGCAGGCTCGCATCTAGAAGTTCGTCTAGCAGCCGACATCAAACAAGACTCTGTCAACACATTCCTACAGTATTTATATGAAGGATTCATGATGTTAACAGAAGAAAATGTTCGTGACGTTGAGAAAATAGCCAGACTTTTACAAGTAGACAGTGTTATCAAATGTGTCGCAGACTTTTACAAATGCATGCATGCCAAAACTGGCATTGCCTTTCCTGGTACTCAGTTTAAATACAACTTCAATGATCTGATAGAATTCCGCCATGTCCGTGTAACAGACTTACAAAAAACAGTCCACGATGGAGCAGGAAAGCGAATGTCAGATTTCCCCAGGCCAGGAAGTCCAGGAAGTAAGCGACCAAGGCTAAACAGAGGAGGCAGTCCCTCTGATGTGACTGTGATAGGGGCAGACAAAGCTGATGATACAGCCAGTATGTCCCATAGTTACATGGCTGGACCCCCAGATCCCTGGGACAGAGTCCCTAAACTCGGCTCAGGCATGGGTCGTCATGGTGCTACTGGGAGGTCAAACTCCCAGCCTGGTGTGATAGAAATTGTGGAAGAAAGTATTGAACTTGTACAGACAGAGCCGCCAGAAAAAGATTCTGGTCAATCTTCATCTCGTTCATCACAGAAAACTTCATCAGTATCCATCGCCATCGCTAGTCAATATAACACAGATCCAGATCTTAGTATTGTAAATGTTACCGAGAAACCCTCATCAGCGACACAACCGCCTGGACCAAGTAGTTCCTCCTCCACACCTCAGCATGGTTCTATTACAGTTAGTCCCTTAACAGTATTCCAGGATTCACAACATGCACAATCATCGCCATCCTCATCTTCATCCTCACGAGATATGCCAGGTCTTGcctcttcatcatcatcatcagaccGTCAAACCTCGTTTAGACAGGAACAACCATTCTCAGGATTTTCACAGAAATCGGATGACAGTTTATATTCTCCTTCTAAACATCACCAGCCTCGTACCTCAGAACCTCACACGACCAGCACTCCTCAACAACGTGCACCATTCCCCGTTTCCATGGCACCCTCGGCAAGTCTAGGAAAGCCATTTGCAGCAGGAAGTGCCATGCAAGCAATGCCGACCAGCTCACCCGTAGGATCTTCCCATAGTTCTCCTGCCCCAAGTAAACCCAGACCAACACCGCCACCTACACAGTCCATGGGTATACCCGATTCCAGTTCTTTACCCATGGATGTTGGTCATACTGGAGACGATGGAAAAGGCAAAAA TACGAAAATTGAACAAGCCGATTCCATGCAAGAAAGCACGTCTGACTTGACTCCAGACTTAAGTATAGTAAAGGTGGAGGCAGCTCTGGGTGAAGGTGAAACGGGAGGACTGGACATGCACGTTGATATGGCTGAACAAAGTATAATGCAAATGCAAGCTGGCACATCACATCAGGAGGAATTTGAAGAACCGAGTGACGCGGAAATAGAGGAATGGGCCCGAGAGGAAATGTCAAATGAAGGTGCTAATATGAGTGGCGATCCAAACAGTTCTTGGTATATGGGCTCTTACAAAG gtACACCCCAGCAAGGTGTTTTCGGAGATGATGACCAGTTGAATCCCGTATCCAGTTTATTTCCCTGTCGTACATGCAACATAGTTTTCTCTTCATTCGACGACTTAGCTACACACGATCGTCGATGTCATCACATCGGCACAGACGCCTGGCACTGCCGTGTCTGTATggtagactgtcataacccagtACAACTCAAGGGCCACTTGGTCAAGGTGCATGGACAGGAGTTCAAGCATCTCTGTTTTGAGTGTGGTCGTGGCTTTAAATCCTACTCGAGCTTTAATACACATAACCGCCTGTTCCACAGAGCAGACCTGAACTGCCCTGTGTGTCCTATATGTAGACGAGTGTTCCCGTTTGACAGTAAATTACAAGTCCATTTAAAGAGACATTCTGATGATCAGCCCTATTTCTGTAGAGTATGTGGgaaaacatataaatatgaatggAATCTCAAAGTTCATAACTGTGTACATTCACAGGGATCATCATAg
- the LOC138329648 gene encoding myoneurin-like isoform X9: MNYQKVYMNQIHSSSLLCQLSEMWKNQLLCDAIIKTGQIITKAHRVVLVAACPMLQSMENAAAGSHLEVRLAADIKQDSVNTFLQYLYEGFMMLTEENVRDVEKIARLLQVDSVIKCVADFYKCMHAKTGIAFPGTQFKYNFNDLIEFRHVRVTDLQKTVHDGAGKRMSDFPRPGSPGSKRPRLNRGGSPSDVTVIGADKADDTASMSHSYMAGPPDPWDRVPKLGSGMGRHGATGRSNSQPGVIEIVEESIELVQTEPPEKDSGQSSSRSSQKTSSVSIAIASQYNTDPDLSIVNVTEKPSSATQPPGPSSSSSTPQHGSITVSPLTVFQDSQHAQSSPSSSSSSRDMPGLASSSSSSDRQTSFRQEQPFSGFSQKSDDSLYSPSKHHQPRTSEPHTTSTPQQRAPFPVSMAPSASLGKPFAAGSAMQAMPTSSPVGSSHSSPAPSKPRPTPPPTQSMGIPDSSSLPMDVGHTGDDGKGKNTKIEQADSMQESTSDLTPDLSIVKVEAALGEGETGGLDMHVDMAEQSIMQMQAGTSHQEEFEEPSDAEIEEWAREEMSNEGANMSGDPNSSWYMGSYKGQLPIGDETLDCSTDLSGWMSSFYPCEICRVAYSSAEDLKTHQRGHRVSPDDANTCEICQTKLSSADILKKHMIQSHASEFKFLCFECGRGFASYSSFNNHQRLFHRPDITCPVCDICHKVFPFESNLRYHYKKHSEVREYVCQLCGKSYKHKGKLKTHNCLMVGQPQV; the protein is encoded by the exons ATGAATTACCAGAAGGTTTACATGAACCAGATCCACTCCAGCTCCCTGCTGTGTCAGCTGTCCGAAATGTGGAAAAATCAACTGTTATGTGACGCTATCATCAAAACCGGTCAAATCATTACTAAA GCCCACCGAGTTGTACTGGTGGCAGCTTGTCCTATGCTACAGTCTATGGAAAACGCAGCAGCAGGCTCGCATCTAGAAGTTCGTCTAGCAGCCGACATCAAACAAGACTCTGTCAACACATTCCTACAGTATTTATATGAAGGATTCATGATGTTAACAGAAGAAAATGTTCGTGACGTTGAGAAAATAGCCAGACTTTTACAAGTAGACAGTGTTATCAAATGTGTCGCAGACTTTTACAAATGCATGCATGCCAAAACTGGCATTGCCTTTCCTGGTACTCAGTTTAAATACAACTTCAATGATCTGATAGAATTCCGCCATGTCCGTGTAACAGACTTACAAAAAACAGTCCACGATGGAGCAGGAAAGCGAATGTCAGATTTCCCCAGGCCAGGAAGTCCAGGAAGTAAGCGACCAAGGCTAAACAGAGGAGGCAGTCCCTCTGATGTGACTGTGATAGGGGCAGACAAAGCTGATGATACAGCCAGTATGTCCCATAGTTACATGGCTGGACCCCCAGATCCCTGGGACAGAGTCCCTAAACTCGGCTCAGGCATGGGTCGTCATGGTGCTACTGGGAGGTCAAACTCCCAGCCTGGTGTGATAGAAATTGTGGAAGAAAGTATTGAACTTGTACAGACAGAGCCGCCAGAAAAAGATTCTGGTCAATCTTCATCTCGTTCATCACAGAAAACTTCATCAGTATCCATCGCCATCGCTAGTCAATATAACACAGATCCAGATCTTAGTATTGTAAATGTTACCGAGAAACCCTCATCAGCGACACAACCGCCTGGACCAAGTAGTTCCTCCTCCACACCTCAGCATGGTTCTATTACAGTTAGTCCCTTAACAGTATTCCAGGATTCACAACATGCACAATCATCGCCATCCTCATCTTCATCCTCACGAGATATGCCAGGTCTTGcctcttcatcatcatcatcagaccGTCAAACCTCGTTTAGACAGGAACAACCATTCTCAGGATTTTCACAGAAATCGGATGACAGTTTATATTCTCCTTCTAAACATCACCAGCCTCGTACCTCAGAACCTCACACGACCAGCACTCCTCAACAACGTGCACCATTCCCCGTTTCCATGGCACCCTCGGCAAGTCTAGGAAAGCCATTTGCAGCAGGAAGTGCCATGCAAGCAATGCCGACCAGCTCACCCGTAGGATCTTCCCATAGTTCTCCTGCCCCAAGTAAACCCAGACCAACACCGCCACCTACACAGTCCATGGGTATACCCGATTCCAGTTCTTTACCCATGGATGTTGGTCATACTGGAGACGATGGAAAAGGCAAAAA TACGAAAATTGAACAAGCCGATTCCATGCAAGAAAGCACGTCTGACTTGACTCCAGACTTAAGTATAGTAAAGGTGGAGGCAGCTCTGGGTGAAGGTGAAACGGGAGGACTGGACATGCACGTTGATATGGCTGAACAAAGTATAATGCAAATGCAAGCTGGCACATCACATCAGGAGGAATTTGAAGAACCGAGTGACGCGGAAATAGAGGAATGGGCCCGAGAGGAAATGTCAAATGAAGGTGCTAATATGAGTGGCGATCCAAACAGTTCTTGGTATATGGGCTCTTACAAAG GTCAACTTCCAATTGGTGATGAAACACTTGATTGCTCCACGGATTTGTCCGGTTGGATGTCAAGCTTCTATCCTTGTGAAATTTGTCGAGTTGCATATTCATCAGCTGAGGACCTTAAGACTCACCAGAGGGGTCACCGAGTTAGCCCTGATGATGCTAATACCTGTGAAATCTGTCAAACTAAACTGTCCAGTGCTGATATCCTGAAAAAGCACATGATTCAATCTCACGCCAGCGAGTTCAAATTCCTGTGTTTCGAGTGTGGGAGAGGGTTTGCGTCTTACTCCAGCTTCAATAACCACCAGCGCCTTTTCCATAGGCCAGATATCACGTGTCCCGTGTGTGACATCTGTCACAAAGTATTTCCTTTCGAGAGTAATCTTCGATATCATTACAAAAAACATTCGGAAGTTAGAGAGTATGTTTGTCAGCTTTGTGGAAAGAGTTACAAGCACAAAGGCAAACTCAAGACACACAACTGTTTGATGGTTGGGCAGCCACAAGTGTAG
- the LOC138329648 gene encoding myoneurin-like isoform X5 has protein sequence MNYQKVYMNQIHSSSLLCQLSEMWKNQLLCDAIIKTGQIITKAHRVVLVAACPMLQSMENAAAGSHLEVRLAADIKQDSVNTFLQYLYEGFMMLTEENVRDVEKIARLLQVDSVIKCVADFYKCMHAKTGIAFPGTQFKYNFNDLIEFRHVRVTDLQKTVHDGAGKRMSDFPRPGSPGSKRPRLNRGGSPSDVTVIGADKADDTASMSHSYMAGPPDPWDRVPKLGSGMGRHGATGRSNSQPGVIEIVEESIELVQTEPPEKDSGQSSSRSSQKTSSVSIAIASQYNTDPDLSIVNVTEKPSSATQPPGPSSSSSTPQHGSITVSPLTVFQDSQHAQSSPSSSSSSRDMPGLASSSSSSDRQTSFRQEQPFSGFSQKSDDSLYSPSKHHQPRTSEPHTTSTPQQRAPFPVSMAPSASLGKPFAAGSAMQAMPTSSPVGSSHSSPAPSKPRPTPPPTQSMGIPDSSSLPMDVGHTGDDGKGKNTKIEQADSMQESTSDLTPDLSIVKVEAALGEGETGGLDMHVDMAEQSIMQMQAGTSHQEEFEEPSDAEIEEWAREEMSNEGANMSGDPNSSWYMGSYKGHGSVSKERSEASKELVRWISGSSFPCGVCGIVYSSSDDLKTHQKFHRTGLAEYCCEICSIVFVSFELLHSHMFQLHKQQFKHVCCDCGRGFNCYTSFNNHNRLFHRPDLQCPVCDICKKIFPFESNLRQHSIKHSGLRGFPCDRCGKSFKYKHTLRDHREHACSVLSVDITNSN, from the exons ATGAATTACCAGAAGGTTTACATGAACCAGATCCACTCCAGCTCCCTGCTGTGTCAGCTGTCCGAAATGTGGAAAAATCAACTGTTATGTGACGCTATCATCAAAACCGGTCAAATCATTACTAAA GCCCACCGAGTTGTACTGGTGGCAGCTTGTCCTATGCTACAGTCTATGGAAAACGCAGCAGCAGGCTCGCATCTAGAAGTTCGTCTAGCAGCCGACATCAAACAAGACTCTGTCAACACATTCCTACAGTATTTATATGAAGGATTCATGATGTTAACAGAAGAAAATGTTCGTGACGTTGAGAAAATAGCCAGACTTTTACAAGTAGACAGTGTTATCAAATGTGTCGCAGACTTTTACAAATGCATGCATGCCAAAACTGGCATTGCCTTTCCTGGTACTCAGTTTAAATACAACTTCAATGATCTGATAGAATTCCGCCATGTCCGTGTAACAGACTTACAAAAAACAGTCCACGATGGAGCAGGAAAGCGAATGTCAGATTTCCCCAGGCCAGGAAGTCCAGGAAGTAAGCGACCAAGGCTAAACAGAGGAGGCAGTCCCTCTGATGTGACTGTGATAGGGGCAGACAAAGCTGATGATACAGCCAGTATGTCCCATAGTTACATGGCTGGACCCCCAGATCCCTGGGACAGAGTCCCTAAACTCGGCTCAGGCATGGGTCGTCATGGTGCTACTGGGAGGTCAAACTCCCAGCCTGGTGTGATAGAAATTGTGGAAGAAAGTATTGAACTTGTACAGACAGAGCCGCCAGAAAAAGATTCTGGTCAATCTTCATCTCGTTCATCACAGAAAACTTCATCAGTATCCATCGCCATCGCTAGTCAATATAACACAGATCCAGATCTTAGTATTGTAAATGTTACCGAGAAACCCTCATCAGCGACACAACCGCCTGGACCAAGTAGTTCCTCCTCCACACCTCAGCATGGTTCTATTACAGTTAGTCCCTTAACAGTATTCCAGGATTCACAACATGCACAATCATCGCCATCCTCATCTTCATCCTCACGAGATATGCCAGGTCTTGcctcttcatcatcatcatcagaccGTCAAACCTCGTTTAGACAGGAACAACCATTCTCAGGATTTTCACAGAAATCGGATGACAGTTTATATTCTCCTTCTAAACATCACCAGCCTCGTACCTCAGAACCTCACACGACCAGCACTCCTCAACAACGTGCACCATTCCCCGTTTCCATGGCACCCTCGGCAAGTCTAGGAAAGCCATTTGCAGCAGGAAGTGCCATGCAAGCAATGCCGACCAGCTCACCCGTAGGATCTTCCCATAGTTCTCCTGCCCCAAGTAAACCCAGACCAACACCGCCACCTACACAGTCCATGGGTATACCCGATTCCAGTTCTTTACCCATGGATGTTGGTCATACTGGAGACGATGGAAAAGGCAAAAA TACGAAAATTGAACAAGCCGATTCCATGCAAGAAAGCACGTCTGACTTGACTCCAGACTTAAGTATAGTAAAGGTGGAGGCAGCTCTGGGTGAAGGTGAAACGGGAGGACTGGACATGCACGTTGATATGGCTGAACAAAGTATAATGCAAATGCAAGCTGGCACATCACATCAGGAGGAATTTGAAGAACCGAGTGACGCGGAAATAGAGGAATGGGCCCGAGAGGAAATGTCAAATGAAGGTGCTAATATGAGTGGCGATCCAAACAGTTCTTGGTATATGGGCTCTTACAAAG GTCATGGGTCGGTTAGCAAGGAAAGGTCGGAGGCATCAAAAGAGTTAGTAAGGTGGATCTCTGGAAGTTCATTCCCGTGTGGAGTTTGTGGTATTGTGTACTCATCCTCCGACGATTTAAAGACACATCAGAAATTTCACAGAACTGGTCTGGCAGAATACTGTTGTGAAATCTGTTCCATTGTCTTTGTTAGCTTTGAGTTGCTCCATAGTCACATGTTTCAGCTACACAAACAGCAGTTTAAACATGTGTGTTGTGATTGTGGTCGAGGCTTTAACTGCTACACTAGTTTTAACAATCACAACCGACTATTTCACAGACCTGACTTACAATGTCCAGTGTGCGATATCTGTAAGAAAATATTTCCGTTTGAAAGCAACCTACGACAGCATAGTATAAAGCATTCGGGTCTGAGAGGATTTCCTTGCGATAGATGTGGGAAATCGTTCAAATACAAACATACACTCCGAGACCACAGGGAACACGCATGTAGTGTTCTTAGTGTTGATATAACAAATTCTAATTAG
- the LOC138329648 gene encoding myoneurin-like isoform X23, whose protein sequence is MNYQKVYMNQIHSSSLLCQLSEMWKNQLLCDAIIKTGQIITKAHRVVLVAACPMLQSMENAAAGSHLEVRLAADIKQDSVNTFLQYLYEGFMMLTEENVRDVEKIARLLQVDSVIKCVADFYKCMHAKTGIAFPGTQFKYNFNDLIEFRHVRVTDLQKTVHDGAGKRMSDFPRPGSPGSKRPRLNRGGSPSDVTVIGADKADDTASMSHSYMAGPPDPWDRVPKLGSGMGRHGATGRSNSQPGVIEIVEESIELVQTEPPEKDSGQSSSRSSQKTSSVSIAIASQYNTDPDLSIVNVTEKPSSATQPPGPSSSSSTPQHGSITVSPLTVFQDSQHAQSSPSSSSSSRDMPGLASSSSSSDRQTSFRQEQPFSGFSQKSDDSLYSPSKHHQPRTSEPHTTSTPQQRAPFPVSMAPSASLGKPFAAGSAMQAMPTSSPVGSSHSSPAPSKPRPTPPPTQSMGIPDSSSLPMDVGHTGDDGKGKNTKIEQADSMQESTSDLTPDLSIVKVEAALGEGETGGLDMHVDMAEQSIMQMQAGTSHQEEFEEPSDAEIEEWAREEMSNEGANMSGDPNSSWYMGSYKGDHRIPTEDNYCEAMLEYADRLSAKHRCPVCNIVYPTSEDLKTHGRSHKEGPHIHLCALCDVDCGTLENLKGHLYSQHGSKFKHFCFDCGRAFKSYPSFNSHERLFHRSDTKCPVCELCGKIFPFESSLKLHLKKHSELRPFICRICGKSYKHKANLASHTCT, encoded by the exons ATGAATTACCAGAAGGTTTACATGAACCAGATCCACTCCAGCTCCCTGCTGTGTCAGCTGTCCGAAATGTGGAAAAATCAACTGTTATGTGACGCTATCATCAAAACCGGTCAAATCATTACTAAA GCCCACCGAGTTGTACTGGTGGCAGCTTGTCCTATGCTACAGTCTATGGAAAACGCAGCAGCAGGCTCGCATCTAGAAGTTCGTCTAGCAGCCGACATCAAACAAGACTCTGTCAACACATTCCTACAGTATTTATATGAAGGATTCATGATGTTAACAGAAGAAAATGTTCGTGACGTTGAGAAAATAGCCAGACTTTTACAAGTAGACAGTGTTATCAAATGTGTCGCAGACTTTTACAAATGCATGCATGCCAAAACTGGCATTGCCTTTCCTGGTACTCAGTTTAAATACAACTTCAATGATCTGATAGAATTCCGCCATGTCCGTGTAACAGACTTACAAAAAACAGTCCACGATGGAGCAGGAAAGCGAATGTCAGATTTCCCCAGGCCAGGAAGTCCAGGAAGTAAGCGACCAAGGCTAAACAGAGGAGGCAGTCCCTCTGATGTGACTGTGATAGGGGCAGACAAAGCTGATGATACAGCCAGTATGTCCCATAGTTACATGGCTGGACCCCCAGATCCCTGGGACAGAGTCCCTAAACTCGGCTCAGGCATGGGTCGTCATGGTGCTACTGGGAGGTCAAACTCCCAGCCTGGTGTGATAGAAATTGTGGAAGAAAGTATTGAACTTGTACAGACAGAGCCGCCAGAAAAAGATTCTGGTCAATCTTCATCTCGTTCATCACAGAAAACTTCATCAGTATCCATCGCCATCGCTAGTCAATATAACACAGATCCAGATCTTAGTATTGTAAATGTTACCGAGAAACCCTCATCAGCGACACAACCGCCTGGACCAAGTAGTTCCTCCTCCACACCTCAGCATGGTTCTATTACAGTTAGTCCCTTAACAGTATTCCAGGATTCACAACATGCACAATCATCGCCATCCTCATCTTCATCCTCACGAGATATGCCAGGTCTTGcctcttcatcatcatcatcagaccGTCAAACCTCGTTTAGACAGGAACAACCATTCTCAGGATTTTCACAGAAATCGGATGACAGTTTATATTCTCCTTCTAAACATCACCAGCCTCGTACCTCAGAACCTCACACGACCAGCACTCCTCAACAACGTGCACCATTCCCCGTTTCCATGGCACCCTCGGCAAGTCTAGGAAAGCCATTTGCAGCAGGAAGTGCCATGCAAGCAATGCCGACCAGCTCACCCGTAGGATCTTCCCATAGTTCTCCTGCCCCAAGTAAACCCAGACCAACACCGCCACCTACACAGTCCATGGGTATACCCGATTCCAGTTCTTTACCCATGGATGTTGGTCATACTGGAGACGATGGAAAAGGCAAAAA TACGAAAATTGAACAAGCCGATTCCATGCAAGAAAGCACGTCTGACTTGACTCCAGACTTAAGTATAGTAAAGGTGGAGGCAGCTCTGGGTGAAGGTGAAACGGGAGGACTGGACATGCACGTTGATATGGCTGAACAAAGTATAATGCAAATGCAAGCTGGCACATCACATCAGGAGGAATTTGAAGAACCGAGTGACGCGGAAATAGAGGAATGGGCCCGAGAGGAAATGTCAAATGAAGGTGCTAATATGAGTGGCGATCCAAACAGTTCTTGGTATATGGGCTCTTACAAAG GTGACCACAGAATACCCACTGAGGACAACTACTGTGAGGCCATGTTGGAATACGCCGACAGACTGTCCGCCAAACATCGCTGTCCGGTGTGCAACATAGTGTACCCGACCAGTGAGGACTTGAAGACCCACGGTCGGTCACACAAGGAAGGCCCCCACATTCACCTCTGTGCTCTCTGTGATGTTGACTGTGGCACTCTAGAAAACCTTAAGGGTCACTTGTATTCCCAGCATGGGTCCAAGTTCAAACATTTCTGCTTTGATTGTGGCCGAGCCTTCAAGTCCTACCCAAGTTTTAACAGCCATGAGCGATTGTTTCATCGGTCTGATACCAAGTGTCCCGTGTGCGAGTTATGTGGGAAAATCTTCCCTTTTGAGAGCAGTTTAAAGCTCCATTTGAAGAAGCATTCCGAGTTACGTCCCTTTATCTGTAGGATATGTGGCAAGTCTTACAAGCATAAGGCGAACCTTGCCAGtcacacatgtacataa